From the Vibrio vulnificus CMCP6 genome, one window contains:
- a CDS encoding formate/nitrite transporter family protein codes for MSDLRPAEFVQTMIDVGEAKVKTSTRDLVLRGMMAGIILSLAVVVAITTITQTGIGIVGALVFPVGFCILSLMGYDLVTGVFGLAPLAKFENRPGITWGRILRCWGLVGLGNLIGSLLVAFLIALSLTMNFSVEPNAVGQTFIKAATARTVGFENLGADGWITCFVRGILCNLMVCLGVIGNLSARTVAGKIAAMWLPIFIFFALVFEHAVVNMFLFPLGMMLGADFGIATWLNFNLIPTILGNIVGGLLFTCIPLYLTHAKTAPAIDVTEKQTEINAEPALSIK; via the coding sequence ATGTCTGACTTAAGACCTGCAGAATTCGTACAAACCATGATTGATGTTGGTGAAGCGAAAGTAAAAACCTCGACCCGCGATTTGGTTTTACGCGGTATGATGGCAGGTATCATTCTGTCGTTGGCGGTTGTGGTGGCGATTACCACCATTACGCAAACAGGCATTGGCATTGTGGGCGCGTTAGTGTTCCCTGTGGGTTTCTGTATTCTCAGCCTTATGGGCTACGACTTGGTGACAGGTGTTTTTGGTCTTGCACCGTTAGCCAAATTTGAAAACCGTCCAGGTATTACTTGGGGCCGTATCTTACGTTGTTGGGGCCTTGTTGGTCTGGGCAACTTGATTGGTTCACTGCTTGTGGCGTTTTTGATTGCGCTTTCGCTAACCATGAACTTCAGTGTTGAACCAAATGCGGTCGGTCAAACCTTTATCAAGGCTGCCACTGCTCGTACAGTCGGTTTTGAAAACCTAGGTGCTGACGGCTGGATCACCTGTTTCGTGCGCGGTATTTTGTGTAACTTGATGGTGTGTCTGGGCGTGATTGGTAACCTTTCTGCACGTACCGTTGCAGGTAAAATTGCGGCAATGTGGCTACCTATCTTTATCTTCTTTGCGTTGGTTTTCGAACACGCGGTGGTGAACATGTTCCTATTCCCGCTAGGTATGATGCTGGGTGCGGATTTTGGTATCGCGACTTGGTTGAACTTCAACCTGATCCCAACCATTCTTGGTAACATCGTAGGCGGCTTGCTGTTCACCTGTATTCCACTGTACCTGACTCATGCGAAAACAGCACCAGCGATTGATGTGACTGAAAAGCAAACTGAAATCAATGCAGAACCTGCGCTGAGCATCAAATAA
- the nirD gene encoding nitrite reductase small subunit NirD gives MAFEQVCDINDIIPGTGVCALVNGQQIALFRPSEEEQVFAISNMDPFARSNVLSRGLIAEHKGELWVASPLKKQRFNLATGACMEDERFNIKAYQARVNNGIVEISA, from the coding sequence ATGGCTTTTGAACAAGTATGCGATATTAACGACATTATTCCAGGTACGGGTGTTTGTGCCTTGGTCAATGGGCAGCAAATTGCGCTGTTTAGACCAAGTGAAGAAGAGCAGGTATTTGCTATCAGTAACATGGACCCATTTGCGCGCTCAAACGTGTTATCTCGCGGTTTGATCGCCGAGCACAAAGGCGAGCTTTGGGTTGCGAGTCCACTGAAAAAGCAGCGCTTTAACTTGGCAACCGGTGCGTGTATGGAAGATGAACGTTTTAACATCAAAGCATACCAAGCGCGCGTCAATAACGGCATTGTCGAAATCTCTGCTTAG
- the nirB gene encoding nitrite reductase large subunit NirB, translated as MSKLKLVIVGNGMVGHRYIEDLVDKTDVSQYDITVFCEEPRVAYDRVHLSSYFSHHTADELSLVKTGFYEKHAIKVLLGERAININREKQTVYSSSGREIQYDKLILATGSYPFVPPIKGNESKDCFVYRTIEDLKAIEACAKKSKSGVVIGGGLLGLEAAGALKALGMETHVVEFAPKLMAEQLDQAGGDQLRQKIERMGVKVHTSKNTLEIAAEGEQARNVMRFADGTELETDFIVFSAGIRPQDKLARQMGLGIAPRGGIEINDHCQTTDSNIYAIGECASWNKMFYGLVAPGYKMATVAVDHLLGNVDSKFEGADMSAKLKLLGVKVGSIGDANGRTPGCKSYVYQNEELEVYKRLIVSADNKKLLGAVMVGDTSDYGDLLQLMLNEIELPQHPDTLILPAHAGAEKPKLGADSLPDSAVICSCFDVTKGKIAQAVADGHHTIGDIKAVTGAGTGCGGCIPLVTSVLNAELAKAGVEVKSDICEHFAYSRQELFHLIRIEEIKTFDELLAKHGKGYGCEVCKPAVGSILASCWGEHILKPQLVKLHDTNDNFLGNMQKDGTYSVIPRMAGGEVTPQALKVLAEVAAEYNLYTKVTGAQRIGLFGAQKDDLPAIWKKLIAAGYETGQAYAKALRMAKTCVGSTWCRYGVQDSVGLGVFIENRYKGIRTPHKMKFGVSGCTRECAEAQGKDLGIIATDAGWNMYVCGNGGMKPRHADLLASDLDQETLIKYIDRFMMFYIRTSAPLQRTSVWLGNMEGGVDYLRQVIVEDKLGINEQLEADIAKLVEAYRCEWNETINDEAQLTRFAHFINSDKRDENVVFVSERQQHRPATFAEKHPELKGDILHVAVTE; from the coding sequence ATGAGCAAGTTGAAGCTAGTGATTGTCGGTAACGGGATGGTCGGCCACCGTTATATCGAAGATCTGGTTGATAAAACGGATGTTTCTCAGTACGACATCACCGTATTTTGTGAAGAACCACGCGTTGCGTACGATCGCGTCCATCTCTCTTCTTATTTCTCACATCACACTGCTGATGAACTCTCATTGGTGAAAACCGGCTTTTATGAAAAGCACGCGATCAAAGTGTTGTTAGGTGAGCGCGCGATCAATATTAACCGTGAAAAACAAACGGTGTATTCGAGTTCGGGCCGTGAAATTCAATACGATAAGCTGATTCTTGCGACAGGTTCTTACCCATTTGTTCCACCAATCAAAGGCAATGAAAGTAAAGATTGCTTTGTTTACCGCACCATCGAGGATCTAAAAGCCATCGAAGCATGTGCGAAGAAGAGCAAAAGCGGTGTGGTGATTGGCGGCGGTTTGCTTGGTTTGGAAGCGGCGGGTGCGCTAAAAGCTTTGGGCATGGAAACACACGTTGTCGAGTTTGCCCCTAAACTGATGGCTGAACAGCTGGATCAAGCCGGTGGTGACCAACTTCGTCAAAAAATCGAACGTATGGGCGTGAAAGTTCATACCAGTAAAAACACCTTGGAAATCGCAGCGGAAGGTGAACAAGCACGTAATGTGATGCGCTTTGCCGATGGCACTGAGCTTGAGACTGACTTCATCGTATTCTCTGCGGGTATTCGTCCTCAAGACAAACTGGCTCGCCAAATGGGCCTTGGTATCGCACCTCGTGGCGGTATTGAAATTAACGATCACTGTCAAACCACAGACAGCAATATCTACGCCATTGGTGAATGTGCATCATGGAATAAGATGTTCTATGGGCTGGTTGCGCCGGGTTACAAAATGGCCACCGTTGCCGTGGATCACCTGCTAGGCAACGTTGACAGTAAGTTTGAAGGGGCGGATATGTCTGCCAAGCTCAAACTGCTGGGTGTCAAAGTAGGTTCGATTGGCGACGCTAATGGCCGTACTCCTGGTTGTAAGAGCTACGTTTATCAAAACGAAGAGCTTGAAGTCTACAAGCGTTTGATCGTTTCAGCAGACAACAAGAAATTACTCGGCGCAGTAATGGTAGGTGACACGTCGGATTACGGTGACTTACTGCAACTGATGTTGAATGAAATTGAGCTGCCACAGCATCCAGATACCTTGATCCTGCCAGCGCACGCTGGTGCTGAGAAGCCAAAACTCGGCGCAGATTCACTGCCAGATTCTGCGGTGATCTGTTCGTGTTTCGATGTGACTAAAGGCAAGATTGCGCAAGCGGTGGCTGACGGTCATCACACCATCGGCGACATCAAAGCGGTTACCGGTGCAGGCACTGGCTGTGGTGGTTGTATTCCACTGGTTACTTCGGTACTAAACGCTGAGCTTGCAAAAGCGGGTGTTGAAGTGAAAAGCGATATCTGTGAGCACTTCGCTTACTCTCGCCAAGAGCTGTTCCACCTCATTCGCATCGAAGAGATCAAAACCTTTGATGAACTGTTGGCAAAACATGGCAAAGGCTATGGCTGTGAAGTGTGTAAGCCAGCGGTGGGGTCAATTTTGGCGTCATGCTGGGGTGAGCACATCCTGAAGCCTCAGTTAGTGAAGCTGCACGACACCAACGATAACTTCCTTGGCAACATGCAAAAAGACGGCACTTATTCGGTGATCCCACGTATGGCGGGTGGTGAAGTGACGCCACAGGCACTAAAAGTGTTGGCGGAAGTGGCGGCGGAATACAATCTCTACACCAAAGTAACGGGTGCTCAGCGTATTGGTCTGTTTGGTGCGCAAAAAGACGATCTTCCAGCTATCTGGAAAAAACTGATTGCCGCTGGCTATGAGACTGGCCAAGCGTATGCCAAAGCACTGCGCATGGCGAAGACCTGTGTGGGTTCAACCTGGTGTCGTTACGGTGTTCAAGATTCGGTAGGTCTTGGCGTGTTTATCGAGAACCGCTACAAAGGCATCCGCACTCCGCACAAGATGAAATTTGGTGTGTCAGGCTGTACGCGTGAATGTGCTGAAGCGCAGGGTAAAGACCTCGGTATTATCGCCACAGACGCAGGCTGGAACATGTACGTGTGTGGTAATGGCGGTATGAAGCCTCGCCACGCTGATTTGCTTGCGAGCGACCTAGACCAAGAAACGCTGATCAAATACATCGACCGTTTCATGATGTTCTACATCCGCACTTCTGCGCCACTGCAGCGCACCTCTGTGTGGCTAGGCAACATGGAAGGGGGTGTGGACTACCTACGCCAAGTGATTGTTGAAGACAAATTAGGCATCAATGAACAGTTGGAAGCGGACATCGCGAAATTGGTGGAAGCGTATCGCTGTGAATGGAATGAAACCATTAACGATGAAGCTCAGCTAACACGCTTTGCGCACTTTATTAACTCAGACAAGCGTGATGAAAACGTTGTGTTTGTTTCAGAGCGTCAACAACATCGCCCAGCAACGTTTGCAGAGAAACACCCAGAGTTGAAAGGTGACATCTTGCACGTAGCGGTAACGGAATAA
- a CDS encoding methyl-accepting chemotaxis protein yields the protein MTTQSTLNKHYSERANLISTTNPDSIITYANDEFCDIAGFSQQELVGNPHNMVRHPDMPKQAFAQLWQYLRSGKSWMGLVKNQCSDDKHYWVSAFVTPIKSADGDIIEFQSVRSKPSAEQVERAQALYDQLRANKHRAKPRLTFHHLSTLGSFATAGLILAGTLTASNVLLTLSGGCALLLGANALYQAKRFGNLRALAHDAYHNPLMEKPYTNHFDDYSQIELALMMKKAELRAVTARATETSGGILISAEEEFATIQSIGASLDQQCHETQQVAAAVEELTHSINEVANAASAASMLTEEANEASQTGLESIGTTIRVVDAMAKELEHSKAVIEQLSNHTQKIDSILEVITTISEQTNLLALNAAIEAARAGEAGRGFAVVADEVRNLASKTGSSANEIHAMINQLQTTAKQAVEAMNTGFDLSQDCKKQADATGDVLSVIRDKLDAVTDSSHQIATAVEQQASVTHEINRNIVNIKQLADDTSQSSHSSVQRTSHLVDSIEDLQRLMKQFV from the coding sequence ATGACCACCCAATCTACGCTCAACAAACACTATTCAGAACGTGCCAATTTAATCTCAACCACCAACCCAGACAGCATCATTACTTACGCTAACGACGAGTTTTGTGATATTGCCGGGTTCTCACAGCAGGAGTTAGTTGGCAATCCTCATAACATGGTTCGTCACCCTGATATGCCAAAACAAGCGTTTGCTCAGCTGTGGCAATACTTACGTTCAGGAAAAAGCTGGATGGGGTTAGTAAAAAACCAATGCAGCGATGACAAGCATTACTGGGTTTCAGCATTCGTTACGCCGATCAAAAGTGCTGATGGCGACATCATTGAATTTCAATCCGTCCGTTCTAAACCAAGCGCAGAACAAGTGGAACGAGCACAGGCGCTTTACGATCAGCTACGAGCGAATAAACATCGTGCAAAACCAAGGCTCACTTTCCACCACCTTTCTACTCTTGGTTCTTTTGCAACTGCGGGCTTAATTTTGGCTGGCACTCTCACCGCTTCTAACGTCTTGCTCACTCTAAGCGGGGGTTGTGCTTTACTGTTGGGGGCGAACGCTCTCTACCAAGCGAAACGATTTGGCAATCTTCGAGCCCTAGCTCACGATGCCTATCATAATCCTCTCATGGAGAAGCCTTATACCAATCACTTTGACGATTACTCACAAATCGAGTTGGCGTTAATGATGAAAAAGGCGGAATTGCGCGCGGTGACGGCTCGTGCCACTGAAACTTCCGGCGGAATTCTGATCTCAGCAGAAGAGGAATTTGCCACCATTCAGTCCATCGGTGCCAGCTTGGATCAACAATGCCACGAAACGCAGCAAGTGGCCGCCGCCGTTGAGGAGCTGACTCACTCGATCAATGAGGTGGCGAATGCGGCGTCTGCCGCGTCCATGCTTACGGAAGAAGCCAATGAGGCGTCTCAAACGGGCTTGGAGAGCATTGGAACCACCATACGAGTGGTGGATGCCATGGCCAAAGAGCTGGAACACTCGAAAGCCGTGATTGAGCAGTTATCGAACCATACTCAGAAAATCGACAGTATTTTAGAAGTGATCACCACCATCTCTGAACAGACCAATCTGTTGGCGTTAAACGCTGCAATTGAAGCCGCGCGCGCCGGGGAAGCGGGCCGTGGCTTTGCCGTGGTGGCCGATGAAGTTCGGAATTTGGCGTCAAAAACGGGCAGCAGTGCCAATGAGATCCATGCGATGATCAATCAGCTTCAAACAACGGCCAAACAGGCAGTGGAAGCAATGAATACGGGGTTTGATTTGTCTCAGGATTGTAAGAAACAAGCCGATGCAACAGGCGATGTTCTTTCCGTTATTCGCGATAAATTGGACGCGGTAACAGACAGCAGCCATCAAATCGCCACTGCGGTAGAGCAACAAGCCAGTGTAACGCACGAGATCAATCGCAACATCGTCAACATTAAGCAGCTCGCTGACGATACTTCTCAGTCGTCCCACAGCTCTGTGCAACGCACTAGCCACCTAGTGGACAGTATTGAAGACTTACAGCGTTTGATGAAGCAGTTTGTCTAG